One window from the genome of Pyxicephalus adspersus chromosome 6, UCB_Pads_2.0, whole genome shotgun sequence encodes:
- the LOC140332714 gene encoding clustered mitochondria protein homolog → MLGKAESQTPALSNTAQHNAGDTPGQGRKNETTVEESSGESVPNLFNVTIQLPGGDDIEIQVSPKELVQEIIQVLMEHEDSCHRTCFSLQFDGNVLDNFSELKSVAGLKNGSILKVVEEPYTIRDARIHIRHFRDLLKSLDLSDAFNGIDCSSLSFLNNISEGDIGDSPPPENNGKKKKRSSSDQGLDQIDCSPPEYILPGSTERPLQPLQPINLDSKPPQCLKSLVMSGWNPPPGNRRMHGDLMYLTVVTMEDHHINITSSNRGFYINQSTAEIFNPKPSSPSHLSHSIVELLNQVSPAFKKNFAALQKKRVHRHPLERIATPYQFYTWIAPNTNHIIDCVRAEDAYNLRLGYEEHIPGQTRDWNEELQTTRELPKELPTDQQLRQRASFKINSDFVGASTRGAMAVIDGNVMAINPGEETKMQMFIWNNIFFSFGFDVRDHYKDLGGDHAAHVAASHDLKGVQAYSDLDIEELYVLGTVVLDYRGYRVTAQSIIPGILDRKEDQSVVYGSIDFGKTVTTSAKYLSLLHKTCKPLRILRHAVLNENDEELHLCSSVECKGIVGNDGRHYILDLLRTFPPDANFLPVQEEHILQECRNLGFPKPYRHRLCCLRQELLEVFVQHKYADFMKIVMEKSHQGDLLKPDKDELKGADIVREACREIGSVSEYIFDIQFNPDVYSPVVRFPESQNKALQIQKRLLSEAAAFLLTVQIPNFIKACLGHIIIPLDGKSLTEALHLQGINVRYLGTVAAMIDTLEVRPSLDHLYRIIITEIVTRSAKAILRRYLQGVETSALSAAVSHFLNCFLSSYLNSVAHLPPDELMTRKKKNKRKIRPMENGESTAWTGLTPADLWKQIKRNAKESFDFTLSINSVEHLVEKFSLQKVTLLREFCIKTGVQVVLREYNFESRHKPALTEEDILNMFPVVKHINIKAKVANQLFAKAQISIQQGGLQEGVVLLNEALVQFNSVYGAIHPDIAVCLRLLARTKFLLGDIAEALDNQQKAVIMTERTLGYESANSIQDYVLLSHYCFASGQLPVSLKLLYRARYLMLLIAGEDHPTMATLDSNIGVVLQAVLECDLSLRFLEKALDTKRKYYGNKSLDVALSHHLIALAYTSKAEFRAAMQNEKETYTIYKAALGDVHERTKESSAFLKHVTQQAVNLQRTMNEIYKNGSVTTLPHVQIVPPGIDTLLQQLNLLNGILKIGVGGIESNDSSNRKLNCVAAGKPKDGDDKKDGSGESKDTDDNNDGGEPSKDGDKKDGDGEPSKDSGDAKDGSGEQSKDGDDKKDDSGDVPKDGDEKKDGSGDQSQDGDDKEKGDDEESKNEDDNKEGDEEQSKDEDEKKEDDEEHSKDSDDKKDVDSEQSKDGEDKPESSEQAKDGEEKPESSEQAKDGEEKPESKSSEQAKDGEEKPESIEQAKDGEEKPESSEQAKNGEEKPESCEKQSEVENKEEANKETKDGEETQEEAVDQAKDVEEPEESQEEKKEGEDKKVDDGKIKDESEKPAKDDGDKKKGAEDQSADDGDRKEEKEELSKEDEKEGDEEQAKSLQEVSEEQSSSDKDNTNTSEEQPTETVVENNNEKTKNDHQDVAEEQNKGSKEQDAPKDVSKNPSTVAEEQQDKKEA, encoded by the exons GTATCTCCAAAAGAGCTAGTACAGGAAATCATCCAGGTATTAATGGAACATGAAGATTCCTGCCATAGGACGTGTTTTTCACTGCAGTTTGACGGCAATGTCCTGGACAACTTTTCAGAGCTAAAGTCTGTGGCAGGACTGAAAAATGGTTCCATTTTAAAAGTGGTGGAGG AACCATACACCATCAGGGATGCCCGAATTCACATACGCCATTTCCGAGATTTACTCAAAAGCTTGGACCTCTCAGATGCCTTCAATGGAATAGACTGTAGCTCATTGTCCTTCCTGAACAACATTTCTGAGGGTGATATTGGAG ATTCTCCCCCTCCTGAAAACAATGGCAAGAAGAAAAAACGCTCCTCCTCAGATCAAGGGTTGGATCAAATTGATTGTTCTCCTCCAGAATACATTCTTCCTGGAAGTACAGAACGACCACTGCAACCTCTTCAACCTATAAATTTAGACAGTAAG CCTCCTCAGTGTCTTAAATCTTtggttatgagtggctggaatcCTCCCCCAGGCAATCGCAGAATGCATGGAGATTTAATGTATTTGACAGTAGTAACAATGGAAGATCATCATATTAATATCACTTCATCTAACAGAGGATTTTACATAAACCA GTCCACTGCAGAAATATTTAATCCCAAACCATCCTCACCAAGCCACTTGAGCCACAGTATTGTAGAACTGTTAAACCAGGTCAGCCCAGCATTCAAAAAGAACTTTGCTGCTCtacaaaagaaaag gGTACACCGACATCCACTAGAGAGAATTGCAACACCTTATCAGTTTTATACTTGGATTGCTCCTAATACTAATCATATCATTGACTGTGTGCGAGCAGAGGATGCATACAATTTACGCCTGGGATATGAGGAACACATTCCTGGTCAG ACCAGAGATTGGAATGAAGAGCTGCAGACAACACGAGAACTCCCTAAGGAGCTCCCAACAGACCAGCAGCTGCGACAGAGGGCCAGTTTTAAG atcaACTCTGATTTTGTTGGAGCCTCAACTCGAGGAGCAATGGCAGTCATCGATGGTAATGTTATGGCCATTAACCCTGGAGAAGAGACAAAAATGCAGATGTTTATTTGGAACAATATCTTCTTCAGCTTTGGATTTGATGTGAGGGATCACTATAAAGATCTAGGTGGAGATCATGCAGCGCATGTTGCTGCCAGCCATGATTTGAAGGGTGTCCAGGCTTACAGTGACTTAGACATTGAAGAACTGTACGTCTTGGGTACCGTGGTTCTTGATTACCGTGGGTACCGAGTAACTGCTCAATCAATCATACCTGGGATTTTAGACCGTAAGGAAGACCAGAGTGTTGTTTATGGATCAATTGACTTTGGTAAAACTGTGACAACAAGTGCAAAATATCTTTCTTTACTCCATAAGACCTGCAAACCACTGAGGATATTGAGGCATGCTGTTCTGAATGAGAATGATGAGGAACTGCATCTGTGTTCCTCTGTGGAATGCAAGGGGATTGTGGGTAATGATGGCCGCCACTACATTTTGGACCTCCTCCGAACATTCCCTCCAGATGCGAACTTCCTTCCTGTGCAGGAAGAACACATATTACAAGAATGCCGCAACCTTGGATTTCCAAAACCCTATCGACACCGTCTCTGTTGTTTACGCCAAGAACTCTTGGAAGTATTTGTACAACACAA GTATGCAGACTTTATGAAGATTGTAATGGAGAAGTCACATCAAGGAGATTTACTTAAGCCTGATAAAG ATGAACTTAAAGGAGCAGACATTGTAAGAGAAGCGTGCCGAGAGATTGGTTCTGTATCTGAGTACATCTTTGATATTCAGTTTAATCCAGATGTGTATTCACCAG tggtTCGGTTTCCAGAGTCCCAAAACAAAGCCCTCCAAATACAAAAGAGATTGCTGAGTGAAGCTGCAGCCTTCCTCCTGACTGTGCAAATCCCCAACTTT ATAAAGGCATGTTTGGGCCATATAATTATTCCTTTGGATGGAAAATCACTTACAGAGGCACTTCACCTTCAAGGGATCAATGTGCGGTATTTAGGTACTGTGGCTGCTATGATTGATACACTGGAAGTACGACCCTCTCTGGATCATCTTTAT AGAATTATAATCACAGAAATTGTCACAAGATCAGCCAAAGCAATCCTGCGCCGCTATTTGCAG GGAGTAGAGACATCTGCCTTGTCAGCTGCTGTAAGCCACTTCCTGAACTGCTTCCTTAGTTCTTACCTCAATTCTGTGGCTCATCTGCCACCCGATGAATTAATGACTCGTAAAAAGAAGAACAAGAGGAAGATACGTCCAATGGAAAATGGAGAAAGTACTGCATGGACCGGTCTGACGCCAGCTGATCTGTGGAAACAAATCAAACGCAATGCTAAAGAAAGCTTTGATTTTACACTTTCAAT TAATTCTGTGGAGCACTTGGTGGAGAAGTTTAGCCTGCAGAAAGTGACGCTGCTCCGGGAGTTCTGCATAAAGACTGGAGTCCAG GTTGTTCTCCGGGAATATAACTTTGAAAGCCGCCATAAACCAGCTTTAACAGAAGAAGATATTCTAAATATGTTCCCTGTAGTCAAACATATCAATATCAAGGCAAAGGTGGCCAATCAGCTGTTTGCTAAGGCGCAGATCAGCATCCAGCAAG GTGGCCTACAGGAAGGTGTGGTTTTGTTAAATGAAGCTCTGGTCCAATTCAACAGCGTGTATGGTGCCATACATCCAGATATTGCTGTGTGTTTGCGTCTGCTTGCCCGAACTAAATTCCTCTTAGGGGATATCGCAGAG gctcTGGATAATCAACAGAAAGCAGTGATAATGACGGAGCGAACACTGGGATATGAGAGTGCAAACTCCATCCAAGATTAT GTCCTTCTCTCTCATTACTGTTTTGCCAGTGGACAGTTACCAGTGTCTCTGAAGCTGTTATATCGTGCTCGATACCTAATGCTTCTTATAGCAGGTGAAGATCATCCTACCATGGCTACACTTGAT aGCAATATTGGTGTAGTTCTACAAGCCGTTCTTGAATGTGACTTGTCTCTACGATTTCTTGAGAAAGCCTTGGacactaaaagaaaatattatggaAATAAGTCTTTGGATGTGGCTCTAAG CCATCATCTGATAGCTCTTGCATACACCAGCAAAGCTGAATTTAGAGCAGCAATGCAGAATGAAAAGGAAACCTACACTATATACAAAGCAGCG TTAGGTGATGTACATGAACGAACAAAAGAGAGTTCTGCTTTCTTGAAACATGTGACACAACAAGCTGTGAATCTGCAGAGAACAATGAATGAAATCTACAAAAATGGATCAGTGACCACTTTACCTCATGTCCAG ATTGTTCCTCCAGGCATTGATACCTTACTGCAACAGCTGAACCTTCTTAATGGAATTTTAAAGATCGGCGTTGG AGGTATTGAATCCAATGACAGCAGCAACCGTAAACTAAACTGTGTTGCTGCTGGGAAACCCAAAGATGGCGATGACAAAAAAGATGGCAGTGGGGAGTCCAAAGACACAGACGACAATAACGATGGTGGGGAGCCGTCCAAAGATGGCGATAAAAAGGATGGTGATGGTGAGCCATCAAAGGATAGTGGTGATGCAAAGGATGGAAGTGGTGAGCAGTCAAAAGATGGAGATGACAAAAAGGATGACAGTGGTGATGTGCCTAAAGACGGTGATGAAAAAAAGGATGGTAGTGGTGACCAATCTCAAGATGGAGATGACAAAGAGAAAGGGGATGATGAGGAGTCCAAAAATGAAGACGACAATAAAGAAGGTGATGAAGAACAATCCAAAGATGAGgatgagaaaaaagaagatgatgaAGAGCACTCCAAAGATAGTGATGACAAAAAAGATGTAGACAGTGAGCagtccaaggatggagaggataaaCCAGAAAGCAGTGAGCAGGCCAAGGATGGAGAGGAGAAACCAGAAAGCAGTGAGCAGGCCAAGGATGGAGAGGAGAAACCAGAAAGCA AAAGCAGTGAGCAGGCCAAGGATGGAGAGGAGAAACCAGAAAGCATTGAACAAGCCAAAGATGGGGAGGAGAAACCAGAAAGCAGCGAACAAGCCAAGAATGGGGAGGAGAAACCAGAAAGCTGTGAGAAACAATCTGAAGTAGAGAACAAGGAAGAAGCTAACAAGGAGACTAAAGATGGAGAGGAGACacaggaagaagctgtagatcAGGCTAAAGATGTAGAAGAGCCAGAGGAATCTCAAGAGGAGAAAAAGGAAGGGGAAGATAAAAAGGTTGATGATGGGAAGATAAAGGATGAAAGTGAGAAGCCAGCTAAAGACGATGGGGATAAGAAGAAAGGAGCTGAGGATCAATCTGCAGATGATGGGGAtaggaaggaagaaaaggaggagctGTCTAAAGAAGATGAAAAAGAAGGAGATGAGGAACAGGCTAAGTCTCTACAGGAAGTCTCTGAGGAGCAAAGTAGCAGTGACAAGGACAATACGAATACATCAGAGGAGCAGCCTACAGAAACTGTGGTGGAAAACAacaatgagaaaacaaaaaatgaccatCAAGATGTAGCTGAGGAGCAGAACAAAGGTAGTAAAGAACAAGATGCACCAAAAGATGTCAGTAAGAATCCATCAACAGTGGCTGAAGAACAACAGGACAAAAAAGAAGCATAG